Sequence from the Dictyoglomus sp. NZ13-RE01 genome:
TAGCAGCATCCTTTATTAAAGGAGTACAAAGTGAAGGTGTGGGAACTTCTCTAAAACATTTCTGTGCCAATAACCAAGAACACAGGAGATTAACAGTCAATGCTGTCATAGATGAAAGAACCCTTAGAGAAATTTATCTTGCAAGTTTCGAAATAGCTGTTAAAGAAGGAAAACCATGGACCGTAATGTGTGCTTACAATAAAGTAAATGGAGAATACTGTTCAGAAAATAAGTATCTTCTTAATGATGTATTAAAAGAAGAATGGGGATTTGAAGGTTTTGTAGTTTCAGACTGGGGAGCTGTTAATGAGAGAGATAAGGGACTTTTTGCAGGTTTAGATTTACAAATGCCCTATGATGGAGGAATTGGAGATAGAAAAATCATAGACGCAGTTAAGAGCGGAAAAATATCTGAGGAAGTTTTAGATAAGGCAGTAGAAAGAATATTGAAAATTGTATTTAAGGCAATAGAAAACAAGAGGGAAAATGCCACATATAGTAAAGAAGAACATCATAAGATAGCAAGAGAAGTAGCAAGAGAATGTTTTGTCTTATTAAAGAATGAAGATAAGATTCTTCCTCTTAAAAAAGAAGGAACAATAGCCATTATAGGAGCATTTGCTAAAAACCCCCAAATTCAAGGTGGAGGAAGCGCCCATGTAAATCCTACAATGATAGACAATGCCTATGATGAAATTGTAAAGATTGTGGAAGGAAGAGCACAAATTCTATATGCAGATGGCTACAAAGTAGAAACTGACGAAGTTGATGATAATCTAATTTCTGAAGCAAAGGAAATTGCAAAAAAGGCTAACGTAGTAGTAGTATTTGCAGGACTACCTGAAAGATATGAATCAGAAGGCTTTGATAGAGCTCATATGAGAGTGCCAGAAAGCCATAATAAATTGATTGAAGAAGTTTCAAAGGTAAATAGTAATTTGGTGGTAGTTTTATCGAATGGGGCACCCATAGAAATGCCATGGATAGATAAAGTTAAAGGTTTGTTAGAGACATATAGAGGTGGACAGGCTTGGGGTGGCGCAGTTGCAGACGTTTTGTTTGGAGTTGTAAGCCCTTCAGGGAAACTTCCTGAGACTTTCCCCAAAAAGCTAAGTGATAATCCATCATATTTATTCTATCCTGGAGAAGGCGATACTGCAGAGTATAGAGAAGGTATATTTGTAGGATATAGGTATTATGATAAGAAAGAAATGGATGTCCTTTTCTCCTTTGGTTTTGGCTTAAGCTATACGGATTTTGAGTATAGAGATTTACAAGTGGATAAGAAAGAATTAACAGATAAAGATACACTAACAGTCAGAGTAAAGGTTAAAAATGTTGGGAATATGAAAGGTAAAGAGATAGTACAATTATACGTCAGAGATATAAAAAGCAGTGTAATTAGACCCGAAAAGGAACTTAAAGGTTTTGAGAAGATAGAGCTTAATCCTGGAGAAGAAAAAGAAGTAACTTTTGTTTTAGATAAGAGGGCTTTTGCATACTATGATGTAGAATTAAGAGATTGGTACGTAGAGGAAGGTGAATTTGAAATATTAATAGGTAAATCTTCAAAAGACATCCTACTAAAAGAAGTAGTATACGTAAAGCCAGCTATAAGAAAAAGAAAGAAGTTCCACCTCAATTCTACTGTAGAGGATGTTATGAATGATCCAATAGCAAGAGAAATATTTAAACCTATAGCTGAAGGATTTATAAAGAATAACCCCAATTTAGCATCTACTGATAAAGATATATACGAAATGTTTACTCAAATGATGAGATATATGCCTCTTAGAAGCTTAATATCCTTTAGCGGAGGAATGCTTACTGAAGAAATGATGAAAGAATTAATAGAAAAAATGAACCAAGCTTAAAAAAAGAGAGGGAGGTTTTTCCCTCCCTCTCTTATTTATGCTTCTTTGAAGATGCAGTCTTTGTTTTTGACGTCCAAGGAAGAAGTGGTAAATTTCTTAATCTTCTATTATAAGCATAAACCCCAAAAGCAATAATCAATAAGGATACTACTTGAGACCCTGTAAACTGCCAAAGAAATTTTGGATTATCTCTAAATACTTCCACTGTAAAGTAAGCTAACGGATAGTAGATAAAGAATTTTGTAGCGACTTCCCCATCAAAAGTTTTATGCTTCTTCACGTATAAGAGATAAAAGAATACTATCAGGAATAGAGCAGTATAGTATAGTTCAGTAGGATGTCTATAGCCAAAAAGATTAGGGAATTTTACTCCCCAAAGAAGGGGTGTTTCATATCCATAGCAACACCCATTTAAGAAGCATCCAATTCTACCTATTGCAGAACCAATTGCTAAAGCAGGAGCTGTAATATCTAAAAATTTCCAATAATCAATCTTATATTTCCAAAGATACAGTAAAACAACAACTAAAGCGACAAAAAATCCACCAAAAAAGATTAGTCCACCATCCCAAAGATGTAGAATAGTAATTGGGTTTGACTTATAACTATTCCAATATTTTAGCACATACGTAATTCTTGCTCCGATAATAGAGCTAATAATGCTCCAAACAGAAATATTTAGCACGTGATCTGGATCAATATTTTCCTTTTTTGCCCACCTCATAGCAAGGATTATACCTACTAAAAAACCTAAAGCCACAAAAGTTCCCCAGGAATAAATAGTGATAGGTCCAATCTTGTACTTAAGAATGTAAAATTGTGGAATAGTAAGCAATTTGGGATACATGTCTTATACCTCCTTATTTTTTTAAGATACTCAAAACAATCATAAGAAAACCAATCGAAATATAAGAATCTGCTAAGTTAAAAATAGGGAAATTACCAATAGAAATAAAATCAATCACATATCCATAAAGTATTCTATCACAAAGATTCCCTAAAATTCCTGCCAATAAAAAGGAAATACTAACAGAAAAAACCCTCTCCTTTATGATATATAAAATAATAGCAATTATAGCTATAATGCTTAAAGCTATTAAAATCCATCTTGGAAGCTCAAAACCTAAAGCTGCACCATAATTATGGGTCAATCTAATAGAGATAAAACTATTTATATGATATGGTTTGTGATATATTAATACCCTCTCCATCACCTCCTTAACCAATCTATCTAATGAAAACAATATTACAAGGAGAAGTATTCTTTTCATAGATAATAAAGTAGTGCAATTTCCCCACAATCTGGAAACTTTGGACATTTTACACAATCCGTCCAAACTTTATAAGGTAGGCTTTTTTTATCTATCCTTTCAAATCCCAATTTTTCAAAATACTCAGGAATATAGGTAAGAGATAAAACTCTTCTAAGACCTAAAAATTCCGCCTCTTTTAAGCACGTTTTCACAAGTCTTTCTCCAAATCTATTTCCTCTAAATTCCTCTCTTACAATCAATGATCTAACTTCTCCTAAATCTTCCCAAATAACATGTAAAGCACAACATCCTACAATTATACCATCTATATCAACAACATAAAAATCTCTGATATTTTCATACAAATCACTTAGAGAACGTGGCAACAGCAGCCCTTTCTCAGCAAACTCATTTATCAATTTTTGAATCTCTGGAACATCTTTAATTTTTGCTTTTCTAATCATGGTTATTCTCCTAAAAGAAAATTATTAATAAATTCTTCAGGATCAAATGGTTTTAAATCTTCTAACCCTTCTCCTACTGTTACAAACTTAACAGGCAATGAAAACTTCTTAACTAAGTTAAAAATAATTCCTCCCTTTGCAGAGCCGTCTAATTTTGTAAGTATTATTCCTGTCAAATTAATAGCAGAATGAAAAATTTCTACTTGTCTAATGACATTTTGTCCTAAGGTTGCATCAACTACTACCAAATTTTCTTTTGCTTTATAACCTAAATTCTTTTCTATTATTCTCTCAATCTTTTTTAATTCCTCTATTAGATTACTCTTTGTATGCATCCTACCTGCAGTATCTACCAAAACAACATTTTTCCCACGAGCTTTTGCAAAATCTAATGTTGTATACACAACTGAGGCTGGATCAGCCCCCTCTTTTTGAGCAACTACATCTACATTAGCCCTTTCACCCCATATTTTCACCTGATCAATTGCAGCAGCTCTAAAAGTATCCCCTGCAGATATAACAGGCGAATAGCCCAAACTTTTTAGGAAGTAGGCTAATTTACCTATCGTACTTGTCTTACCAGTACCATTAACTCCTAAAAATACTATCACATTAATTATGTTTGGATCCAAGTTAAGTTTGTTATCTAAATTTGAAAAGAGGCTTAACAAATAATTTTTTAAAAAATCCCTCACCTCAATTGGATTAGAAAATCTTTTCTCCCTAATAAGCTTCATAATCTCTGAGGTTAATTCAATTCCCATATCACCTTGAATTAGTTCTGCTTCTAATTCATCATAAAAATCATCATCTAACTTTGAAATTCTAAATAATTCCTGAACCTTCTTCGCAAAATTCTGTAATTTAGGTAAATTTTTCCAAAAGCTCAATTATTTACAACCTCCCCTTCTAATCTCCATG
This genomic interval carries:
- a CDS encoding glycosyl hydrolase; this translates as MERDIKKLISQMTLEEKASLCSGLNFWQTKPIERLGIPSIRMSDGPHGLRKEDKVFGKSVPATCFPTAATMAASWDKKLVEKVGKAIGEECQAEGVNILLGPGVNIKRTPLCGRNFEYYSEDPFLASNLAASFIKGVQSEGVGTSLKHFCANNQEHRRLTVNAVIDERTLREIYLASFEIAVKEGKPWTVMCAYNKVNGEYCSENKYLLNDVLKEEWGFEGFVVSDWGAVNERDKGLFAGLDLQMPYDGGIGDRKIIDAVKSGKISEEVLDKAVERILKIVFKAIENKRENATYSKEEHHKIAREVARECFVLLKNEDKILPLKKEGTIAIIGAFAKNPQIQGGGSAHVNPTMIDNAYDEIVKIVEGRAQILYADGYKVETDEVDDNLISEAKEIAKKANVVVVFAGLPERYESEGFDRAHMRVPESHNKLIEEVSKVNSNLVVVLSNGAPIEMPWIDKVKGLLETYRGGQAWGGAVADVLFGVVSPSGKLPETFPKKLSDNPSYLFYPGEGDTAEYREGIFVGYRYYDKKEMDVLFSFGFGLSYTDFEYRDLQVDKKELTDKDTLTVRVKVKNVGNMKGKEIVQLYVRDIKSSVIRPEKELKGFEKIELNPGEEKEVTFVLDKRAFAYYDVELRDWYVEEGEFEILIGKSSKDILLKEVVYVKPAIRKRKKFHLNSTVEDVMNDPIAREIFKPIAEGFIKNNPNLASTDKDIYEMFTQMMRYMPLRSLISFSGGMLTEEMMKELIEKMNQA
- the lgt gene encoding prolipoprotein diacylglyceryl transferase, encoding MYPKLLTIPQFYILKYKIGPITIYSWGTFVALGFLVGIILAMRWAKKENIDPDHVLNISVWSIISSIIGARITYVLKYWNSYKSNPITILHLWDGGLIFFGGFFVALVVVLLYLWKYKIDYWKFLDITAPALAIGSAIGRIGCFLNGCCYGYETPLLWGVKFPNLFGYRHPTELYYTALFLIVFFYLLYVKKHKTFDGEVATKFFIYYPLAYFTVEVFRDNPKFLWQFTGSQVVSLLIIAFGVYAYNRRLRNLPLLPWTSKTKTASSKKHK
- a CDS encoding peptidase A8; the encoded protein is MSKVSRLWGNCTTLLSMKRILLLVILFSLDRLVKEVMERVLIYHKPYHINSFISIRLTHNYGAALGFELPRWILIALSIIAIIAIILYIIKERVFSVSISFLLAGILGNLCDRILYGYVIDFISIGNFPIFNLADSYISIGFLMIVLSILKK
- a CDS encoding GNAT family N-acetyltransferase translates to MIRKAKIKDVPEIQKLINEFAEKGLLLPRSLSDLYENIRDFYVVDIDGIIVGCCALHVIWEDLGEVRSLIVREEFRGNRFGERLVKTCLKEAEFLGLRRVLSLTYIPEYFEKLGFERIDKKSLPYKVWTDCVKCPKFPDCGEIALLYYL
- a CDS encoding signal recognition particle-docking protein FtsY, with the translated sequence MSFWKNLPKLQNFAKKVQELFRISKLDDDFYDELEAELIQGDMGIELTSEIMKLIREKRFSNPIEVRDFLKNYLLSLFSNLDNKLNLDPNIINVIVFLGVNGTGKTSTIGKLAYFLKSLGYSPVISAGDTFRAAAIDQVKIWGERANVDVVAQKEGADPASVVYTTLDFAKARGKNVVLVDTAGRMHTKSNLIEELKKIERIIEKNLGYKAKENLVVVDATLGQNVIRQVEIFHSAINLTGIILTKLDGSAKGGIIFNLVKKFSLPVKFVTVGEGLEDLKPFDPEEFINNFLLGE